From Mercenaria mercenaria strain notata chromosome 17, MADL_Memer_1, whole genome shotgun sequence, the proteins below share one genomic window:
- the LOC128549923 gene encoding uncharacterized protein LOC128549923, which produces MDQEIYKNTLCQEVLILDPTNLNSIEELENYTLKFMDIVKETVNSFSHTVKSTKNRPKLKVWNEGISGALKQLKLAYKLWTQQGKPRDLGILTPDFKNKGEKSEATNFRGITVLPVIEKILETVIKNRVSHYIQETQNCFQRGFAVDLSSVEEVSRDAKGRSESIDIIFLDAIAAFDVVNHDLLLRRVYHAGTTDKHWSVLQSIHDGAKSVVKWSDSVSQSFHIQQGVRQGGVLSTDLYKPHVNPLLRRLEESSYGCTIGEIRCNSSACADDITLNS; this is translated from the exons ATGGACCAGGAAATCTACAAGAATACATTGTGTCAAGAGGTTCTGATACTTGATCCGACTAACTTGAATTCAATTGAAGAGCTTGAAAATTACACTCTGAAATTTATGGACATAGTGAAAGAAACTGTTAATAGCTTTTCGCACACAGTAAAATCAACGAAAAATAGGCCAAAATTGAAAGTATGGAATGAGGGAATATCAGGGGCACTGAAACAGCTGAAACTGGCGTATAAATTGTGGACACAGCAAGGGAAACCACGCGATCTAG GTATCCTAACACCAGACTTTAAAAACAAGGGTGAAAAGTCCGAAGCAACTAATTTTAGAGGAATTACGGTACTGCCAGTTATAGAAAAGATCCTTGAAACTGTCATCAAAAATCGCGTGTCACATTACATTCAAGAAACACAGAATTGCTTTCAACGTGGCTTCGCGGTAGATCTCTCCTCTGTTGAAGAGGTATCACGGGATGCAAAAGGCAGGAGCGAAAGTATTGACATCATCTTTCTCGACGCAATAGCGGCGTTTGACGTAGTCAATCATGACCTTTTACTCAGACGGGTGTACCATGCGGGTACTACTGACAAGCATTGGTCTGTACTCCAAAGTATACATGACGGCGCCAAAAGTGTTGTTAAATGGTCCGACAGCGTATCTCAGTCATTCCATATACAACAGGGAGTCCGCCAGGGAGGGGTACTAAGTACGGACCTTTACAAACCTCATGTAAACCCGTTATTAAGACGTCTTGAAGAGTCCAGCTATGGCTGCACCATCGGAGAGATAAGATGTAATTCTAGTGCTTGCGCTGATGATATCACACTGAACTCCTAA